The following are from one region of the Longimicrobium sp. genome:
- the feoB gene encoding ferrous iron transport protein B, producing MDLIEAGTPPATRAPSPATARGGGLLHVALVGNPNTGKSTLFNALTGMRQRVGNYSGVTVERVEGRYRDADGRPVAVLDLPGTYSLSANSPDEEIALAVLQGRAEGVILPDVVVVVADAQNLERNLFLASQVLELGLPTVVALNQVDAALAAGVRIDPVELTLELGAPVVATVATKGEGIELLKQAVSQATDLPLHERRFELPAEAASALRPLEECLVAGGLNPSAAGMEALRLLAVTTIGPHLAHVAGLAEAVGRARAEAEAAGLSPRSLEAEARYGWIAGVVERTTTRTATGKKSLTDRVDTVVLHRVWGPVIFVLLMALVFQSIFSWAEPLIGLVEGLFNGLGGTVGALLPEGDLRSLVVDGVIAGVGSVLVFLPQITILFLFIGILEDSGYMARAAFIMDRFMRSVGLHGRSFIPLLSGYACAVPGVMSTRTIENPKDRLATILVLPLMSCSARIPVYTLLIGAFIPPVAVAGIFNLRGVMLLAMYLLGTLTALGMAAVFKKTLLKGRARPLIMELPPYRLPRPRSLAMSVGHRASMFVRRAGTVILALSIVLWALATYPKSHPQAGLGEAAAQEQQLASSALGRIGKVIEPAVRPLGYDWKIGVGIVSSFAAREVFVSTMGTIYGVGSSSDETSGALREKLQRERDPRTGRLAYTPLIATGLMVFYVFALMCMSTIAVVVRETGGGKTGMKWAAFQFAYMLALAYTAAFIVYRGGLLLGLG from the coding sequence ATGGACCTGATCGAGGCCGGCACGCCGCCGGCCACTCGCGCACCCTCGCCCGCCACTGCGCGCGGCGGGGGTTTGCTGCATGTGGCCCTGGTCGGCAACCCCAACACCGGCAAGAGCACGCTCTTCAACGCGCTGACCGGCATGCGGCAGCGCGTGGGCAACTATTCCGGGGTGACCGTGGAGCGCGTCGAGGGCCGGTACCGCGACGCCGACGGCCGCCCCGTGGCCGTGCTGGACCTTCCCGGCACCTACTCGCTCTCCGCCAACTCCCCCGACGAGGAGATCGCGCTCGCCGTCCTCCAGGGGCGCGCCGAGGGCGTCATCCTCCCCGACGTGGTGGTGGTCGTCGCCGACGCGCAGAACCTGGAGCGCAACCTCTTCCTGGCCAGCCAGGTGCTGGAGCTGGGCCTCCCCACCGTCGTCGCGCTCAACCAGGTCGACGCCGCGCTGGCCGCGGGCGTCCGCATCGACCCCGTGGAGCTCACGCTGGAGCTGGGCGCCCCCGTCGTCGCCACTGTCGCGACGAAGGGGGAGGGGATCGAGCTGCTGAAGCAGGCGGTGTCGCAGGCGACGGATCTCCCCCTCCACGAGCGGCGCTTCGAGCTGCCGGCGGAGGCGGCGAGCGCGCTGCGGCCGCTGGAGGAATGCCTCGTCGCCGGCGGGTTGAACCCGTCGGCGGCGGGGATGGAGGCGCTGCGGCTCCTCGCGGTCACCACCATCGGTCCGCACCTGGCGCACGTCGCCGGGCTGGCGGAGGCGGTCGGGCGCGCGCGCGCGGAGGCCGAGGCCGCGGGGCTCTCCCCGCGCTCGCTGGAGGCGGAGGCGCGCTACGGCTGGATCGCCGGCGTGGTCGAGCGGACGACGACGCGCACGGCGACGGGGAAGAAGTCGCTCACCGACCGCGTGGATACCGTCGTGCTCCACCGCGTGTGGGGGCCGGTGATCTTCGTGCTGCTGATGGCGCTGGTCTTCCAGTCCATCTTCTCCTGGGCCGAGCCGCTGATCGGCCTGGTCGAGGGGCTGTTCAACGGCCTGGGCGGCACGGTCGGCGCGCTCCTGCCGGAGGGCGACCTGCGCTCGCTCGTGGTCGACGGCGTGATCGCGGGGGTGGGCTCGGTGCTCGTCTTCCTCCCGCAGATCACCATCCTCTTCCTCTTCATCGGCATCCTGGAAGACAGCGGGTACATGGCCCGCGCGGCCTTCATCATGGACCGCTTCATGAGGAGCGTGGGGCTGCACGGGCGCTCCTTCATCCCCCTCCTTTCCGGCTACGCCTGCGCGGTGCCGGGGGTGATGTCGACGCGCACGATCGAGAATCCCAAGGACCGCTTGGCGACGATCCTGGTGCTGCCGCTGATGAGCTGCTCGGCGCGCATCCCCGTCTACACGCTGCTGATCGGCGCCTTCATCCCGCCCGTCGCCGTCGCGGGGATCTTCAACCTGCGCGGCGTGATGCTGCTGGCGATGTACCTGCTGGGCACGCTGACCGCGCTGGGGATGGCGGCGGTGTTCAAGAAGACGCTGCTGAAGGGGCGCGCGCGGCCGCTGATCATGGAGCTGCCGCCCTACCGCCTCCCCCGCCCGCGCTCGCTGGCGATGTCGGTCGGCCACCGCGCGTCGATGTTCGTGCGCCGCGCGGGGACGGTGATCCTGGCGCTCTCGATCGTGCTCTGGGCCCTGGCGACCTATCCCAAGTCGCACCCGCAGGCGGGGCTGGGCGAGGCGGCGGCGCAGGAGCAGCAGCTGGCCAGCAGTGCGCTGGGGCGGATCGGCAAGGTGATCGAGCCCGCCGTGCGGCCGCTGGGGTACGACTGGAAGATCGGGGTGGGGATCGTGAGCAGCTTCGCGGCGCGCGAGGTGTTCGTCTCCACCATGGGCACCATCTACGGCGTCGGCTCGTCGAGCGACGAGACCAGCGGCGCGCTGCGCGAGAAGCTGCAGCGCGAGCGCGACCCGCGCACCGGCAGGCTCGCCTACACGCCGCTGATCGCCACCGGGCTGATGGTGTTCTACGTCTTCGCGCTGATGTGCATGAGCACCATCGCCGTCGTCGTCCGCGAGACGGGCGGCGGGAAGACGGGGATGAAGTGGGCCGCGTTCCAGTTCGCGTACATGCTGGCGCTGGCGTACACGGCCGCCTTCATCGTCTACCGCGGCGGCCTGCTGCTGGGCCTGGGGTGA
- a CDS encoding FeoB-associated Cys-rich membrane protein has translation MDSQLLQTLIAGAIVLAAAFFIGRRAWRTVSAARTPKGGDSGCGGDCGCGH, from the coding sequence ATGGATTCCCAACTCCTGCAGACGCTGATCGCCGGCGCGATCGTCCTCGCCGCCGCGTTCTTCATCGGCCGCCGCGCCTGGCGCACCGTCTCCGCCGCCCGAACGCCCAAGGGAGGTGACAGCGGGTGTGGTGGGGACTGCGGGTGCGGGCATTGA